From a region of the Streptomyces venezuelae genome:
- the pspAA gene encoding PspA-associated protein PspAA, producing MIVRIMGEGQVEVADSHFPELNRLDDELLSEMEGGDEEGFRRTLGALLDAVRRLGTPLPDDALEPSELILPAADAALDEVREMLSDDGLIPG from the coding sequence ATGATTGTCCGCATCATGGGGGAAGGCCAGGTGGAAGTGGCCGACAGCCACTTCCCCGAGCTCAACAGGCTGGACGACGAACTGCTCTCGGAGATGGAGGGCGGTGACGAGGAGGGCTTCCGGCGGACGCTGGGCGCGCTGCTCGACGCCGTCCGGCGGCTCGGCACGCCGCTGCCGGACGACGCACTGGAGCCGTCCGAGCTGATCCTCCCCGCTGCCGACGCCGCTCTGGACGAGGTCAGGGAGATGCTCAGCGACGACGGCCTGATCCCGGGCTGA
- a CDS encoding PspA/IM30 family protein — protein MSGVMKRMGMIFRAKANKALDRAEDPRETLDYSYQKQLELLQKVRRGVADVATSRKRLELQLNQLQGQSAKLEDQGRKALALGREDLAREALSRRASLQQQVSDLEVQHQTLQGEEEKLTLAAQRLQAKVDAFRTKKETIKATYTAAQAQTRIAESFSGISEEMSDVGLAIQRAEDKTAQLQARAGAIDELLASGALDDQSGLGSKDDIQAELDRLSGGTDVELELQRMKAELAGGPSAQQQAIEGGAQGDGQQTQTPHRFDKQ, from the coding sequence ATGAGCGGTGTCATGAAGCGTATGGGGATGATCTTCCGCGCGAAGGCGAACAAGGCCCTTGACCGGGCCGAGGACCCGCGCGAGACCCTCGACTACTCGTACCAGAAGCAGCTTGAGCTGCTGCAGAAGGTGCGCCGCGGAGTCGCCGACGTGGCGACCTCCCGCAAGCGCCTGGAGCTGCAGCTGAACCAGCTCCAGGGCCAGTCCGCCAAGCTGGAGGACCAGGGCCGCAAGGCGCTCGCCCTGGGCCGCGAGGACCTGGCCCGTGAGGCCCTGTCCCGGCGCGCCTCGCTCCAGCAGCAGGTCAGCGACCTGGAGGTGCAGCACCAGACCCTGCAGGGCGAGGAGGAGAAGCTGACCCTCGCCGCCCAGCGCCTCCAGGCCAAGGTCGACGCCTTCCGCACGAAGAAGGAGACCATCAAGGCCACGTACACGGCGGCCCAGGCGCAGACCCGCATCGCCGAGTCCTTCTCCGGCATCTCGGAGGAGATGAGCGACGTCGGCCTGGCCATCCAGCGGGCCGAGGACAAGACCGCGCAGCTGCAGGCCCGCGCCGGCGCGATCGACGAGCTGCTGGCCTCCGGCGCGCTCGACGACCAGAGCGGCCTCGGCTCCAAGGACGACATCCAGGCCGAGCTGGACCGCCTCTCGGGCGGTACGGACGTGGAGCTGGAGCTCCAGCGCATGAAGGCCGAGCTGGCGGGCGGCCCGTCCGCCCAGCAGCAGGCCATCGAGGGCGGCGCCCAGGGCGACGGCCAGCAGACGCAGACTCCGCACCGGTTCGACAAGCAGTAG
- a CDS encoding DUF3043 domain-containing protein, producing MGFVFGSRSSKEEKAAATDKVSADLSQPRDPQAPKGRPTPKRAVAQSQRKAVVASTGNRKEDAKRARERRRTEMAKQREALANGDERYLPTRDKGPVRRFVRDYVDSRYSVAEMFLPLAVVILVLSMVRQQSVQSIALTLWLVVIVLILLDSIGLVFRLRKALATRFPDEPRRGAVAYGLMRTLQMRRLRLPKPQVKRGERP from the coding sequence TTGGGTTTTGTGTTTGGTAGCCGCTCCTCCAAGGAAGAGAAGGCCGCCGCCACCGACAAGGTGAGCGCCGACCTCTCGCAGCCCCGTGACCCGCAGGCCCCGAAGGGCCGCCCTACGCCGAAGCGTGCTGTGGCCCAGTCGCAGCGCAAGGCCGTGGTGGCCTCGACCGGCAACCGCAAGGAGGATGCCAAGCGAGCCCGTGAGCGCCGCCGCACCGAGATGGCCAAGCAGCGCGAGGCGCTGGCCAACGGCGACGAGCGCTATCTGCCGACCCGTGACAAGGGCCCCGTCCGCCGGTTCGTCCGCGACTACGTGGACTCGCGCTACTCGGTCGCCGAGATGTTCCTGCCCCTGGCGGTGGTCATCCTGGTGCTGAGCATGGTGCGCCAGCAGTCGGTCCAGAGCATCGCACTGACCCTGTGGCTCGTCGTGATCGTCCTGATCCTGCTGGACTCCATCGGCCTGGTGTTCCGCCTGCGCAAGGCCCTGGCCACGCGCTTCCCGGACGAGCCCCGCCGTGGCGCCGTCGCCTACGGTCTGATGCGCACCCTCCAGATGCGCCGCCTCCGCCTGCCGAAGCCGCAGGTCAAGCGCGGGGAACGGCCCTGA
- a CDS encoding class I SAM-dependent methyltransferase has product MGGLRNAVRQELVGRQVDEQIAQRFPVGQRLRVLDVGMGQGTQALRLARAGHKVTGLEQDPGMLAVAREALAAEPEGIRDRVSLLEGDGRETGAHFLPGSFDVVLCHGVLMYVPEPDAMLAGLARMLAPGGLLSLLVRNGDALAMRPGLDGDWKGALAAFDSTDYTNRLGLDVRADRLAGLTATLSGIGAPLQSWYGVRVFTDGTEAGDVLPPDEELERLLAAEDRAGRTDPYRGVAALLHLCGVRG; this is encoded by the coding sequence CTGGGCGGACTGCGCAACGCGGTCCGGCAGGAACTCGTGGGCCGGCAGGTCGACGAGCAGATCGCGCAGCGCTTCCCGGTGGGGCAGCGGCTGCGGGTTCTCGACGTGGGCATGGGCCAGGGCACGCAGGCACTGCGGCTCGCCCGTGCCGGGCACAAGGTGACGGGCCTGGAGCAGGACCCGGGCATGCTCGCCGTCGCGCGTGAGGCGCTGGCGGCGGAACCCGAGGGGATCCGCGACCGGGTCAGCCTGCTCGAAGGGGACGGGCGCGAGACCGGCGCCCATTTCCTGCCGGGCAGTTTCGACGTGGTGCTCTGCCACGGGGTGCTGATGTACGTACCCGAACCGGACGCCATGCTGGCCGGGCTCGCCCGGATGCTGGCGCCGGGCGGACTGCTGTCCCTGCTGGTGCGCAACGGCGACGCGCTCGCCATGCGACCGGGCCTGGACGGAGACTGGAAGGGCGCGCTGGCCGCGTTCGACTCCACCGACTACACGAACCGGCTGGGCCTGGACGTCCGAGCCGACCGGCTGGCCGGACTGACGGCGACCCTGTCGGGGATCGGTGCCCCGCTGCAGTCCTGGTACGGCGTGCGCGTCTTCACCGACGGCACCGAGGCCGGCGACGTGCTGCCGCCCGACGAGGAGCTGGAGCGGCTGCTGGCCGCCGAGGACCGCGCCGGACGGACCGATCCCTACCGGGGTGTGGCGGCACTGCTGCACCTGTGCGGGGTCCGGGGCTAG
- a CDS encoding bifunctional adenosylcobinamide kinase/adenosylcobinamide-phosphate guanylyltransferase codes for MELTLLGTGTPEGLPRPDCPCAACAVSTGSRARAATAVLVDGALLLDLTPGAVLAGARAGHSLAGVRQVLLTHPHDGPAVELPPGLPAAGRVPDGRELAVISGHRVRAVPMDAPGTGYEVTGPDGVRLLYLPPGGAPAGVADQAGRRPYDMILMDVLGRPGALARLRASGAAGPATDVIAVHLDHDTPPGRELERRCAAAGARAVPDGTTVIVGEYRAVPELPRRTLVLGGARSGKSVEAERRLESFPEVVYVATGGTRDGDAEWARRVGLHRERRPGSWRTVETCDLVPLLAAAGPPLLIDCLALWLTDAMDRAGAWDDAVWAESGRQRLAERTAELVAAVRATRRPVVLVSNEVGSGVVPATASGRRFRDELGRLNAAVAGECEHVLLVVAGLAAVLKE; via the coding sequence GTGGAACTCACTCTGCTCGGCACCGGAACACCCGAGGGCCTGCCCCGCCCGGACTGCCCCTGCGCGGCCTGCGCCGTCTCCACCGGCTCGCGCGCCCGCGCCGCCACGGCCGTCCTCGTCGACGGGGCGCTGCTGCTGGACCTGACCCCGGGGGCGGTGCTGGCGGGCGCCCGGGCGGGACATTCGCTGGCCGGTGTGCGGCAGGTGCTGCTGACCCACCCGCACGACGGTCCCGCGGTCGAGCTGCCGCCCGGCCTGCCGGCCGCCGGGCGGGTGCCGGACGGGCGGGAACTGGCGGTGATCTCCGGGCACCGGGTGCGGGCGGTGCCGATGGACGCCCCGGGCACGGGGTACGAGGTGACCGGCCCGGACGGCGTCCGGCTGCTCTACCTGCCGCCGGGCGGGGCCCCGGCCGGGGTAGCCGACCAGGCCGGGCGGCGCCCGTACGACATGATCCTCATGGATGTGCTGGGCCGGCCCGGGGCGCTCGCGCGGCTGCGGGCGAGCGGCGCCGCGGGCCCGGCCACGGACGTGATCGCCGTCCACCTCGACCACGACACCCCGCCGGGCCGGGAACTGGAGCGCCGGTGCGCGGCGGCGGGGGCGCGGGCGGTGCCGGACGGGACGACCGTGATCGTCGGGGAGTACCGGGCGGTGCCGGAGCTGCCGCGCCGGACGCTGGTGCTGGGCGGGGCCCGCTCCGGCAAGTCCGTGGAGGCGGAGCGACGGCTGGAGTCCTTCCCGGAGGTGGTCTACGTGGCCACCGGCGGTACCCGGGACGGCGACGCGGAATGGGCCCGCCGGGTCGGCCTGCACCGGGAGCGCCGGCCGGGGAGCTGGCGGACGGTGGAGACGTGCGACCTGGTTCCGCTGCTGGCCGCGGCCGGCCCGCCGCTGCTGATCGACTGCCTGGCGCTGTGGCTGACGGACGCGATGGACCGGGCCGGGGCGTGGGACGACGCGGTGTGGGCCGAGAGCGGGCGGCAGCGGCTCGCCGAGCGGACCGCCGAGCTGGTGGCGGCCGTACGCGCGACCCGCCGTCCCGTGGTGCTGGTCAGCAACGAGGTCGGCTCGGGCGTGGTCCCGGCGACCGCCTCGGGCCGCCGTTTCCGCGACGAGCTGGGCCGGCTGAACGCGGCCGTCGCGGGCGAGTGCGAGCACGTGCTCCTCGTCGTCGCGGGCCTGGCGGCCGTGCTGAAGGAGTAG
- the cobT gene encoding nicotinate-nucleotide--dimethylbenzimidazole phosphoribosyltransferase: protein MSTLNLDDFSDLIERPDGGVRRDAEERRERLAVPPGALGRLDELAEWLAAAQGRVPVRPIERPRVVLFAADHGIAAEGVSARAASTGHELVRSVLEGASPVAVLAARFGATIRIVDAGLDCDPELLPADVTGHRVRRGSGRIDVEDALTAEEAEAAVRLGMRIADEEADSGTDLVVLGDLSVGGTTVAATLVAALCGTDASVVTGRGGLPIDDLAWMRKCAAIRDALRRARPVLGDQVALLAAVGGADVAAITGFLLQCAVRRTPVILDGVVSAACGLVAQRAAFRAPDWWLAGQASGEPGQAKALDRMALNPVLDHGVTVGEGTGALLALPLVQAAAALAAELPERAVEEPTE from the coding sequence ATGAGCACGCTGAATCTCGACGACTTCTCCGATCTGATCGAGCGCCCCGATGGGGGCGTCCGGCGTGACGCCGAGGAACGCCGTGAGCGCCTCGCCGTCCCGCCCGGCGCGCTGGGCCGGCTCGACGAGCTCGCCGAGTGGCTCGCCGCCGCGCAAGGGCGGGTTCCGGTCAGACCGATCGAGCGCCCGCGCGTGGTGCTGTTCGCCGCCGACCACGGCATCGCCGCCGAGGGCGTCTCCGCCCGGGCCGCGTCCACCGGCCACGAACTGGTGCGGTCCGTCCTCGAAGGGGCCAGCCCCGTGGCCGTCCTGGCCGCCCGGTTCGGCGCCACCATACGGATCGTCGACGCCGGGCTCGACTGCGATCCCGAGCTGCTCCCGGCCGACGTGACCGGGCACCGCGTCCGGCGGGGCAGCGGCCGGATCGACGTGGAGGACGCGCTGACGGCCGAGGAGGCCGAGGCCGCGGTGCGGCTCGGGATGCGGATCGCCGACGAGGAGGCCGACTCCGGAACGGATCTGGTCGTCCTCGGTGACCTGAGCGTGGGCGGGACCACCGTCGCCGCGACCCTGGTCGCCGCCCTGTGCGGAACCGACGCCTCGGTGGTCACCGGCCGCGGCGGCCTGCCCATCGACGACCTGGCCTGGATGCGCAAGTGCGCGGCGATCCGCGACGCGTTGCGCCGGGCCCGCCCGGTCCTGGGCGACCAGGTGGCGCTGCTGGCCGCGGTCGGCGGTGCGGACGTGGCCGCCATCACCGGATTCCTCCTCCAGTGCGCGGTGCGCCGTACTCCCGTCATCCTTGACGGTGTCGTTTCGGCCGCGTGCGGGCTGGTGGCCCAGCGGGCCGCGTTCCGGGCTCCGGACTGGTGGCTGGCCGGACAGGCCAGTGGCGAACCGGGCCAGGCGAAGGCACTTGACCGAATGGCGCTCAACCCCGTGCTCGACCACGGCGTCACAGTAGGTGAAGGTACCGGGGCACTGCTGGCCCTCCCCCTCGTCCAGGCGGCCGCCGCTCTCGCGGCGGAACTCCCGGAGCGGGCGGTGGAGGAGCCGACGGAATGA
- a CDS encoding phosphatidylglycerol lysyltransferase domain-containing protein translates to MGEVRLTSAETDRTAVPANGPSAGRKGTGGDPAGKAAGDARETGRETGRGSARSRRGAAFAVWYLRTVTFVNFLGAVWVSLGQDLRRHSIEDFYTPYMLTAGFASGLFTLLLAVTLGRRKRASWILNLVLSGLLALLLAYALSTHEEIREHAQNWVSLVLTAAFTGALLLSRHEFYAKGDRSNPTLASAVAAVGLLLTSLVAALLVGATNTSPLSAESSFPQRWWYGVMRLITLTPGERASEVITTPGWVDVVINVMSMLLLLAVLFAAFRSRRAVDPISEADEERLRALLARQGDRDSLGYFALRREKSVIWSPTGKAAVTYRVVGGVSLASGDPIGDPEAWPGAIDPWLAEAREHGWVPAVMGASEEAGQIYARHGLDALELGDEAIVETAEFTLEGRAMRTVRQAFNRVKRAGYTVRIRRHDDIPAGEMAELVRRADDWRDGATERGFSMALGRLGDPADGQCVMLECTDGNGELRALLSFVPWGPKGLSLDLMRRDRDSENGLMEFMVIELLERSKEIGVTQVSLNFAMFRSVFERGSRLGAGPVLRMWRSLLSFFSRWWQIESLYRANAKYRPIWEPRFMLFEKSSDLLRIGVAAGRAEGFLEAPGLPKWLHRRHLETRR, encoded by the coding sequence ATGGGAGAGGTCCGTTTGACCAGCGCAGAGACCGACCGCACCGCCGTTCCGGCGAACGGTCCGTCAGCCGGCAGGAAAGGGACCGGCGGCGACCCCGCCGGCAAGGCGGCGGGGGACGCCCGGGAGACCGGCCGGGAGACCGGCCGGGGCAGCGCCCGTTCACGGCGCGGCGCCGCCTTCGCGGTGTGGTACCTGCGGACCGTCACCTTCGTCAACTTCCTCGGCGCGGTGTGGGTTTCGCTCGGGCAGGACCTCAGGCGCCACAGCATCGAGGACTTCTACACCCCGTACATGCTCACCGCGGGCTTCGCCTCCGGGCTGTTCACGCTGCTCCTCGCCGTGACCCTCGGCCGCCGCAAGCGGGCCTCCTGGATCCTGAACCTGGTCCTCAGCGGCCTCCTGGCCCTGCTGCTCGCCTACGCGCTCTCCACGCACGAGGAGATCCGCGAGCACGCGCAGAACTGGGTCTCCCTGGTCCTGACCGCCGCCTTCACGGGCGCCCTGCTGCTGAGCCGCCACGAGTTCTACGCCAAGGGCGACCGCTCCAACCCGACGCTCGCCAGCGCCGTCGCCGCCGTCGGCCTGCTCCTCACCTCGCTGGTCGCTGCCCTGCTCGTCGGCGCCACCAACACCTCCCCGCTCAGCGCCGAGTCCTCCTTCCCGCAGCGCTGGTGGTACGGCGTGATGCGGCTGATCACCCTGACGCCCGGCGAGCGGGCCTCCGAGGTGATCACCACGCCCGGCTGGGTGGACGTGGTGATCAACGTCATGTCGATGCTGCTGCTGCTCGCCGTCCTGTTCGCCGCCTTCCGCTCGCGCCGCGCCGTCGACCCGATCAGCGAGGCGGACGAGGAGCGGCTGCGGGCGCTGCTGGCCCGGCAGGGCGACCGCGACTCGCTCGGCTACTTCGCGCTGCGCCGCGAGAAGTCCGTCATCTGGTCCCCCACCGGCAAGGCCGCCGTCACCTACCGCGTCGTCGGCGGGGTCTCCCTGGCCTCCGGCGACCCGATCGGCGACCCCGAGGCCTGGCCGGGCGCCATCGATCCGTGGCTGGCCGAGGCCCGCGAGCACGGCTGGGTGCCGGCCGTGATGGGGGCGAGCGAGGAGGCCGGGCAGATCTACGCCCGGCACGGCCTGGACGCCCTCGAACTCGGCGACGAGGCGATCGTCGAGACCGCCGAGTTCACCCTGGAGGGCCGCGCCATGCGGACCGTCCGGCAGGCCTTCAACCGCGTCAAGCGGGCCGGGTACACCGTCCGCATCCGCCGCCACGACGACATCCCGGCCGGGGAGATGGCCGAGCTGGTGCGCCGCGCCGACGACTGGCGCGACGGCGCCACCGAGCGCGGCTTCTCCATGGCACTGGGCCGGCTGGGTGATCCCGCCGACGGCCAGTGCGTGATGCTGGAGTGCACCGACGGCAACGGCGAGCTGCGGGCCCTGCTGTCCTTCGTACCGTGGGGGCCCAAGGGTCTGTCGCTGGACCTGATGCGCCGGGACCGGGACTCCGAGAACGGCCTGATGGAGTTCATGGTCATCGAACTCCTCGAACGCTCCAAGGAGATCGGGGTCACCCAGGTCTCCCTCAACTTCGCGATGTTCCGGTCCGTCTTCGAGCGCGGGTCCCGGCTCGGCGCCGGTCCGGTGCTGCGGATGTGGCGCTCGCTGCTCAGCTTCTTCTCCCGCTGGTGGCAGATCGAGTCCCTCTACCGGGCCAACGCCAAATACCGGCCGATCTGGGAACCGCGGTTCATGCTCTTCGAGAAGAGTTCGGACCTGCTGCGGATCGGTGTCGCGGCCGGCCGGGCCGAGGGCTTCCTGGAGGCCCCCGGCCTTCCGAAGTGGCTGCACCGCAGACACCTGGAGACCCGCCGTTGA
- a CDS encoding sensor histidine kinase — protein MRAHPLATDAVLAFGAFVAMVLGSFADPHGPHGPTFGTRTPEPFSLLLMLLGAAALVFRRRQPRAVLAVTCGLSLLELTTGEPRAPVAMCTVIALYTVASRTDRPTTWRIGLLTMAGLTGVAMLAGPLPWYAQENIGIFAWTGMAAAAGDAVRSRRAFVDAIRERAERAERTRDEEARRRVAEERLRIARDLHDVVAHHIALVNVQAGVAAHVMDKRPDQAKEALAHVRDASRSALNELRATVGLLRQSGDPEAPTEPAPGLAVLDELVDTFRHAGLPVDVVVQLDGTGGPLPAAVDLAAYRVIQEALTNVRKHAGPGAKAEVSVVGVGPSVEVTVLDDGGVAADAAPEPVDPGGGHGLLGMRERTGALGGSCFAGPRFGGGYRVHAILPRG, from the coding sequence ATGCGGGCCCATCCACTCGCCACCGATGCCGTGCTGGCGTTCGGGGCGTTCGTCGCCATGGTCCTCGGCTCCTTCGCCGATCCGCACGGGCCGCACGGACCCACCTTCGGGACGCGCACCCCGGAGCCGTTCTCGCTGCTGCTGATGCTGCTCGGCGCGGCCGCCCTGGTGTTCCGGCGCCGACAGCCGCGCGCCGTGCTCGCCGTGACCTGCGGGCTGTCCCTGCTGGAGCTGACGACCGGGGAGCCGCGGGCACCCGTCGCCATGTGCACGGTGATCGCCCTGTACACGGTGGCCTCCCGCACCGACCGGCCGACGACCTGGCGGATCGGGCTGCTCACCATGGCGGGGCTGACGGGCGTGGCCATGCTCGCCGGGCCGCTGCCCTGGTACGCCCAGGAGAACATCGGGATCTTCGCCTGGACCGGGATGGCCGCCGCCGCCGGGGACGCCGTGCGCAGCCGGCGGGCCTTCGTCGACGCCATCCGGGAACGGGCCGAGCGCGCCGAGCGGACCCGGGACGAGGAGGCCAGGCGGCGGGTCGCCGAGGAGCGGCTGCGGATCGCCCGGGACCTGCACGACGTGGTGGCGCATCACATCGCCCTGGTCAACGTGCAGGCGGGAGTGGCGGCGCACGTCATGGACAAGCGCCCGGACCAGGCCAAGGAGGCGCTGGCGCACGTACGGGACGCCAGCCGGTCGGCGCTGAACGAACTGCGGGCCACGGTCGGGCTGCTGCGGCAGTCCGGCGACCCGGAGGCACCGACGGAGCCTGCGCCGGGGCTCGCCGTCCTGGACGAGCTGGTGGACACCTTCCGGCACGCCGGGCTGCCGGTGGATGTGGTCGTCCAGCTGGACGGGACGGGCGGGCCGCTGCCGGCGGCGGTGGACCTGGCGGCGTACCGGGTGATCCAGGAGGCGCTGACGAACGTCCGCAAGCACGCGGGCCCGGGGGCGAAGGCCGAGGTCAGTGTGGTCGGGGTCGGGCCGTCGGTGGAGGTGACGGTCCTCGACGACGGCGGTGTGGCGGCCGACGCGGCCCCGGAGCCGGTCGATCCGGGCGGCGGCCACGGCCTCCTCGGCATGCGTGAGCGCACCGGCGCCCTGGGCGGCTCCTGCTTCGCGGGCCCCCGCTTCGGCGGCGGCTACCGCGTCCACGCCATCCTCCCCCGGGGGTAG
- a CDS encoding endo alpha-1,4 polygalactosaminidase, with protein sequence MRKLALLLAVPLLLLAACTSPPPEPERDELSPDPAPGQRWQPKPGVGWQWQLTGKLDTSVKAAVYDVDGFNTTKEQVATLKKDGRKTICYLSTGAWEDFRPDAGAFPKALLGEGNGWEGERWLDIRALAELEPLMGKRFDMCKVKGFDAVEPDNMDGYTNRSGFPLTADDQLKYNRLIARLAHDRGMSVGLKNDLDQIPELVGDFDFAVNEQCVEYEECDRYAPFTDAGKAVFHVEYEGRLNRWCPVARAAKLSSMQKRYDLDAWRKLCP encoded by the coding sequence ATGAGGAAGCTCGCACTCCTGCTGGCCGTGCCGCTGCTGCTGCTCGCCGCCTGTACGAGCCCCCCGCCCGAACCGGAACGGGACGAGTTGTCGCCCGACCCGGCGCCGGGGCAGCGGTGGCAGCCGAAACCGGGGGTCGGCTGGCAGTGGCAGCTCACCGGGAAGCTCGACACCTCGGTGAAGGCGGCCGTCTACGACGTCGACGGGTTCAACACCACGAAGGAGCAGGTCGCCACCCTGAAGAAGGACGGCCGCAAGACCATCTGCTACCTCTCCACCGGAGCCTGGGAGGACTTCCGGCCGGACGCCGGCGCCTTCCCGAAGGCACTGCTCGGCGAGGGCAACGGCTGGGAGGGCGAACGCTGGCTGGACATCCGGGCCCTGGCGGAACTGGAACCGCTGATGGGCAAGCGGTTCGACATGTGCAAGGTGAAGGGCTTCGACGCGGTGGAGCCCGACAACATGGACGGCTACACCAACCGGTCCGGTTTCCCGCTGACGGCGGACGACCAGCTGAAGTACAACCGCCTGATCGCCCGGCTGGCGCACGACCGGGGCATGTCGGTGGGGCTGAAGAACGACCTGGACCAGATCCCGGAGCTGGTCGGGGACTTCGACTTCGCGGTGAACGAGCAGTGCGTGGAGTACGAGGAGTGCGACCGGTACGCGCCGTTCACCGACGCGGGCAAGGCGGTGTTCCACGTGGAGTACGAGGGCCGGCTGAACCGCTGGTGCCCGGTCGCTCGCGCGGCGAAGCTGAGCTCGATGCAGAAACGGTACGACTTGGACGCGTGGCGCAAACTCTGCCCGTAG
- a CDS encoding spherulation-specific family 4 protein, giving the protein MTHRPSDKKDPMLLVPLYEHPAERPEAWERLIRSAGRLHSVVLNPDSGPGTARDERFAAVAERLRDAGVPVLGYADTDYGRRPHAEVVQDLLRHRDWYATDGAFLDQASADPELLPHYGRLAVAARAAGARTLVLNHGVHPHPGYAELADLLVTFEGPWDAYRDAAAAPSWTADHPAQRFCHLVYGVPPGALAARLAEEIATERGAGVHCAVPGSGAHPWGTLPYALEAAG; this is encoded by the coding sequence ATGACGCACCGTCCGTCCGACAAGAAGGACCCCATGCTGCTGGTGCCCCTCTACGAGCATCCCGCCGAGCGGCCGGAAGCCTGGGAGCGGCTGATCCGCTCCGCCGGCCGACTGCACTCGGTGGTCCTCAACCCCGACAGCGGACCGGGTACCGCCCGCGACGAGCGGTTCGCCGCCGTCGCCGAACGGCTGCGTGACGCCGGGGTACCCGTCCTCGGATACGCCGACACCGACTACGGGCGGCGCCCGCACGCCGAGGTGGTGCAGGACCTGCTGCGCCACCGCGACTGGTACGCCACTGACGGGGCCTTCCTCGACCAGGCCTCCGCCGACCCGGAACTGCTCCCGCACTACGGGCGGCTCGCGGTCGCCGCCCGGGCCGCGGGCGCCCGTACCCTCGTCCTCAACCACGGGGTCCACCCGCACCCCGGCTACGCGGAACTCGCCGACCTGCTCGTCACCTTCGAGGGACCCTGGGACGCCTACCGGGACGCGGCCGCCGCACCATCGTGGACCGCCGACCATCCGGCCCAGCGGTTCTGCCACCTCGTGTACGGGGTCCCGCCGGGCGCGCTCGCCGCCCGGCTCGCCGAGGAGATCGCCACCGAACGCGGGGCGGGGGTGCACTGCGCCGTCCCGGGCAGCGGAGCCCACCCCTGGGGGACCCTCCCGTACGCGCTGGAGGCGGCGGGATGA